Below is a genomic region from Echinicola rosea.
AATACTGATCACCGTCTTTGCATGGAATAAAGTAAGGTAAATGCCCTGGTATCACTTCTGAAAAGACATCGGATGTTGTTGTACACCTTTACTCTTCCACTTTCTTATCATAAAACTTATCCCTTTCGAAGGTTTCGATATGACGGTGTTTTTTGCTGTCATAGATATCGGAAAGTGTGATCATGATACCTGTCTCTTCTACCGCACCAAATTCATTGTTCATCGCCGTACCAAAGGTCTTCATCGTAGGCGAAAGGTTCATATAGGTATTGATCAACGGGGGGATATTTTCTCCTAACGCGCGTACCCTAGTGTTCAGCTCCTTATAGCCTTCCTTATAATCCAGTCCATCAAAAAGCCCTTCAAACTTGGACACATCGGTTTTATATGGAAGGGGGCTAATGGGCTCTACGAGATGCTCATTGTCAGGAAAATAATAGTTCATAAAATACAACAGTAGGTCTCTTGCTTCCGCATTGAAATGGGGATACATGGTCACTTTACCAAAGAGGTATTTCACCTCTGGGTGCAGTGCCACCACTGCTCCCAATCCATCCCACAGGTTGTCCAGCGAGAATATTCCTTTACGGTTGTCCTTGCGGGGCTGGTATTTTGGCTGTACAAAGGAGCGTCCCAGCTCGATGGTATAAGGCAAATAATCTGATTTGAATTTTTCGGTAAACTTAAACAAATGCGCTGTAGATAGGTTCACCTCGCCATGGTGGTTCAGTCCGGCTTTGTTACAGTCGATCAATCGATACCCTGCGATAATTTCCTCCTCTATAGGGTTCCAAGCGATGAGCTGTTCGTAACAGTTTTCGCAGGTATCGTTTTCGTCGATGTCAAGCGGAAGCCCCGTTCCTCCTCCAGCACCTCTGAAAGTGACTTCTCGAAGCCTTCCTATTTCCCGCAAAATATGGGGGGAATTGTGGTGATTGACAAGATAAACCTGATTGTCTCCATTGTTGGTGTGGCGCAGGAAACGCTCTGGTGTCAACTCTTTTTTTAAAAGTTCCCTATCTACAGGTGCTATTATCTCTTGCATAAAAACGGTTAACTTTCTGAGGCAATGGAATAAACGACTTTCTTTACTTCCGCTGCCCAGTCTTTTTCATTTTTTGTGTTATCAAAATACTGGTAAGAAATTGGTTTTCCTACATGTATGGTTACTTTTTTGTTCTTTTGACCAAACATCTCATCTGCCAAATACATCATTTCAATATTTGCCTTGACACCGAGTTTTTTCCTTAGCTGAGCCAAATTATAAAAAAAAGAAGAGTTTCTTCCATCGATATAGACAGGTACCACATCTTTTTTATACTTTTTGGCTTTGGCGATAAAGCTTTTTTTCCACTCCAGGTCACTGATACCATGGGACTGTTTTCGGGAAACCAACCCTGCAGGAAAAACCAATACGGCATTTTCCCCGGCATAGGTTTCTTCTATCAACCTCGCGGCTTTTCGTCCATGACTTCCATGTTTGTTTACAGGTACAAACAACGGATCAAAGTTCTTGATATTGGTCAAAATATCATTGACCAAAAACCGGATATCCTCGCGGTATTTGCCGATGGCGTGCATAAATGCAATCCCGTCAAAACCGCCCAGCGGATGATTGGAGGCAAAAATCACTGGCTGGGTGATCGGAATATTCTCTTCTCCCTTCAAAACGATTTTCACTCCAAAATCATCAATTAGCGCATGGACAAAGTCCATCCCATGCAAATGGCCATAATCCGCCATCATCCTATTTATCTCATCTTCATGGGTGATTTTTCGGATATAGTTGAGCACAAATCCTGGAATCCATTTCAGCAATGCCGGATTTTTGTCCCGGATCACTTCTTTTATTTCGATGAATTTTTCTTTCGACTCCTCCACTGCCCATTTTATTTTTGTAATATTCCTCCCAAGCACTGCACTATTACACAGTAATAATTTGATTAACAGGACCATGCCGCCAAATGGGTGTTTTCGGCGATATAAATTCAAGTCTTTGCTGTCCGCTTGAAAGGCTAAAAATACAAAAAAAATTATAAAGCAACCGCTAAATTACCACCTGCCATCTCTACATATTCTCCTCAATGAGCACCGACTCCGTCAAAACCGGTGCTACCAAAAAGTATCCCAGCACAGCCAAGTCACCTTCTACCAATTCAAAATTACTGGGTGGATTTTGGGGAGGGGGACTGAACAATCCTCCATCATTAAACATCAACTCCACGATTCCCTCCATATACCGGTAGGCACTTTCATTGAGCCGGTAAAGGGCAATTCTCGCTTCATCTCCCGCTTGGAATGGAATGGTCTCTATCTCAAACCCATCTTCCAATGCTGACGTTCCAAACGTATCATCAAACAACAAGTAATCGGTCCTTGACACCAATAAGGTGTCATTTCTTACAGCTTTTACCCGGTAAAAATTATCCTCTTCAAAAGGGATCTTGCCATGCAAAGT
It encodes:
- a CDS encoding GNAT family N-acetyltransferase, with protein sequence MQEIIAPVDRELLKKELTPERFLRHTNNGDNQVYLVNHHNSPHILREIGRLREVTFRGAGGGTGLPLDIDENDTCENCYEQLIAWNPIEEEIIAGYRLIDCNKAGLNHHGEVNLSTAHLFKFTEKFKSDYLPYTIELGRSFVQPKYQPRKDNRKGIFSLDNLWDGLGAVVALHPEVKYLFGKVTMYPHFNAEARDLLLYFMNYYFPDNEHLVEPISPLPYKTDVSKFEGLFDGLDYKEGYKELNTRVRALGENIPPLINTYMNLSPTMKTFGTAMNNEFGAVEETGIMITLSDIYDSKKHRHIETFERDKFYDKKVEE
- a CDS encoding 1-acyl-sn-glycerol-3-phosphate acyltransferase → MVLLIKLLLCNSAVLGRNITKIKWAVEESKEKFIEIKEVIRDKNPALLKWIPGFVLNYIRKITHEDEINRMMADYGHLHGMDFVHALIDDFGVKIVLKGEENIPITQPVIFASNHPLGGFDGIAFMHAIGKYREDIRFLVNDILTNIKNFDPLFVPVNKHGSHGRKAARLIEETYAGENAVLVFPAGLVSRKQSHGISDLEWKKSFIAKAKKYKKDVVPVYIDGRNSSFFYNLAQLRKKLGVKANIEMMYLADEMFGQKNKKVTIHVGKPISYQYFDNTKNEKDWAAEVKKVVYSIASES